A genomic segment from Nicotiana tabacum cultivar K326 chromosome 9, ASM71507v2, whole genome shotgun sequence encodes:
- the LOC107779361 gene encoding auxin-responsive protein IAA5 produces MMELQLGLALCSNSAKGCNFDDVKIESLSGNFKLNNTKKCSSSQVFDVVDENVQVLQTLPLLVWDKANDHNEPQRKDGDEEGVVGWPPVNSLRKKLCHHIRRTGGAMNYVTVENGGGGGGSGGGGRRSNSKYVKVKMEGVGIARKIDLSLFQSYGTLTDTLIAMFGKSKENGDTYELTYQDNEGDWLLAGDVPWRTFVVSVQRLKLVRDEDY; encoded by the exons ATGATGGAACTTCAATTGGGGCTTGCTTTATGTAGCAATTCAGCAAAAGGGTGTAATTTTGATGACGTAAAAATTGAGTCTTTGAGTGGAAATTTCAAGTTGAACAACACCAAGAAATGTAGCTCGAGTCAAGTTTTTGATGTTGTAGATGAAAatgttcaagttcttcaaacttTGCCTTTGCTTGTTTGGGACAAAGCTAATGATCACAATGAACCTCAAag AAAGGATGGGGATGAAGAAGGGGTGGTGGGGTGGCCACCGGTTAATTCTTTGAGGAAGAAGCTCTGCCACCATATCCGCCGTACCGGCGGTGCAATGAACTATGTCACGGTGGAGAACGGCGGCGGTGGCGGTGGCAGTGGTGGTGGTGGCAGAAGATCAAATTCTAAGTACGTGAAAGTGAAAATGGAAGGAGTTGGAATAGCAAGAAAGATTGACTTGAGTCTTTTTCAATCTTATGGGACACTCACTGACACCTTAATTGCCATGTTTGGAAAAA GTAAAGAAAATGGTGATACTTATGAACTTACTTATCAAGATAACGAAGGTGATTGGCTTCTTGCTGGTGATGTACCCTGGAG AACTTTTGTCGTGTCAGTGCAGCGGCTAAAATTGGTTAGAGATGAAGATTATTGA